A region from the Triticum urartu cultivar G1812 chromosome 1, Tu2.1, whole genome shotgun sequence genome encodes:
- the LOC125537304 gene encoding anthocyanidin 3-O-glucosyltransferase 2-like: protein MANPTIVLLPVWGAGHFMPMIQAGKQLLASSSRPLSLTVLLLPAPTAQAASDICEHVRREEAAGAVDIRFHHLPDVKLPTDHSGIEEFISRAVQLHVPHLRAAIIGLTCPVAALVVDIFCTPALDVSGELAVPSYVYFTSSAAMLSLLLRSPALDDEVVVEFEEMGGALDLPGLPPVPPSVLPGTLLERKSPTYKWFVYTGRRYVEASGIIVNTADDLEPRVLAAIAEGRCTRGARAPVVYPIGPVLALTPPAHAEEEEQTHECVRWLDAQPPASVLFLCFGSKGFLTKPQAHEIARGLERSGHRFLWVLRGLPADTSHGARHPSDGDLAELLPEGFLGETEERGLVWPKRAPQKEILAHASVGGFVTHCGWNSVLESLWFGVPMLPWPLGAEQHFNAFTLVCDMGVAVPLTVDRKRDNFVEAAELERAVRSLMGGGEEGKKAKEKAMEMMVVCRKAVDHSGSSCASVRRLSEDLLRGAAVLPTV from the coding sequence ATGGCGAATCCGACCATTGTGCTACTGCCGGTCTGGGGCGCCGGCCACTTCATGCCCATGATACAGGCCGGGAAGCAGCTGCTCGCCAGCAGCAGCCGGCCCCTGTCGCTCACGGTGCTCCTATTGCCGGCGCCGACAGCGCAGGCCGCGTCCGACATCTGCGAGCACGTACGCCGGGAGGAAGCGGCAGGCGCCGTGGACATCCGCTTCCACCATCTCCCGGACGTGAAGCTCCCGACGGACCACTCGGGCATCGAGGAGTTCATCTCCCGCGCAGTGCAGCTCCACGTGCCCCATCTCCGCGCAGCTATAATTGGCTTGACCTGTCCGGTGGCCGCGCTCGTCGTCGACATATTCTGCACGCCGGCGCTAGACGTGTCCGGCGAGCTCGCCGTGCCGTCCTACGTCTACTTTACCTCCAGCGCCGCGATGCTGTCACTCCTCTTGCGCTCGCCCGCTCTGGACGACGAGGTGGTCGTTGAGTTCGAGGAGATGGGAGGCGCTCTGGACTTGCCCGGCCTCCCCCCGGTGCCGCCGTCCGTCCTCCCGGGGACCTTGCTGGAACGGAAGAGTCCGACCTACAAGTGGTTCGTGTACACCGGCAGGCGCTACGTGGAAGCCAGCGGCATCATCGTCAACACTGCAGACGATCTGGAGCCGCGCGTCCTCGCAGCCATCGCTGAAGGTCGGTGCACACGTGGAGCCCGCGCCCCGGTCGTGTACCCGATCGGCCCAGTGCTGGCGCTGACGCCACCCGCTCACGCCGAGGAGGAGGAGCAGACGCACGAGTGCGTGCGGTGGCTCGACGCGCAGCCTCCGGCCTCCGTGCTGTTCCTCTGCTTCGGGAGCAAAGGATTCCTGACAAAGCCGCAGGCGCACGAGATAGCGCGGGGCCTGGAGCGCAGCGGCCACCGCTTCCTGTGGGTGCTCCGTGGGCTGCCGGCGGACACCTCGCACGGCGCGCGACACCCAAGCGACGGGGACCTCGCGGAGCTTCTCCCGGAAGGTTTCTTGGGGGAGACAGAGGAAAGAGGGCTCGTGTGGCCCAAGAGGGCGCCGCAGAAGGAGATACTCGCGCACGCCTCCGTGGGGGGCTTCGTCACCCATTGCGGCTGGAACTCCGTCCTGGAGAGTCTCTGGTTCGGCGTGCCGATGCTGCCGTGGCCGCTCGGCGCGGAGCAGCATTTCAACGCCTTCACGTTGGTCTGCGACATGGGCGTGGCCGTGCCGCTGACGGTGGACAGGAAACGGGACAACTTCGTGGAGGCGGCAGAGCTGGAGCGAGCGGTGAGGTCCCTGATGGGCGGTGGCGAGGAAGGGAAGAAGGCGAAGGAGAAGGCCATGGAAATGATGGTGGTCTGCCGCAAGGCAGTGGACCATAGTGGGTCCTCTTGCGCTTCGGTGAGGAGGTTGTCTGAGGATCTCCTCCGAGGAGCGGCGGTGTTGCCCACCGTGTGA